Proteins encoded by one window of Geobacter sp. DSM 9736:
- a CDS encoding substrate-binding domain-containing protein gives MKKYISLLACALLATAAVAQAETVKLHGSTTCQKRIFEPGKEALKKATGIDLELVGNGTGNGLEDLVAGKADASMASEELADAVASMKAATGKDAPADLKPNVITSDVIKVIVNPANPVSKLSKDQLKGLHTGTIDNWKEVGGADQPVIVVTSHAGSATRKVFSKVMMDNAKYVDGAIEVKTTREEIDNVGQLPEAIGAVSMGFINLPGNKEKVKIVETPEISRPLMLITRGEPSAKVKKVLDFFTGEGKKYIKD, from the coding sequence ATGAAAAAGTACATCTCATTACTTGCCTGTGCCCTGCTCGCGACTGCCGCTGTCGCCCAGGCGGAAACCGTCAAGCTGCACGGTTCGACTACCTGCCAGAAACGTATCTTCGAGCCGGGCAAGGAGGCACTAAAGAAAGCAACCGGAATCGATCTGGAGCTCGTCGGTAACGGCACCGGCAACGGACTCGAAGACCTAGTGGCAGGCAAGGCTGATGCATCCATGGCTTCGGAAGAACTGGCGGACGCCGTGGCAAGCATGAAGGCCGCCACCGGCAAGGATGCCCCGGCCGACCTCAAGCCCAACGTCATAACAAGCGACGTCATCAAAGTCATCGTCAACCCGGCCAATCCGGTTTCGAAACTTTCCAAGGACCAGCTCAAAGGGCTTCATACCGGAACCATCGACAACTGGAAAGAAGTCGGCGGTGCGGACCAGCCCGTCATCGTCGTTACCTCTCATGCCGGGTCCGCTACCCGCAAGGTGTTTTCCAAGGTAATGATGGATAACGCCAAATACGTCGACGGCGCCATCGAGGTGAAAACCACCCGTGAAGAAATCGATAACGTCGGTCAGCTCCCGGAGGCGATCGGGGCGGTGAGCATGGGATTCATAAACCTGCCTGGTAACAAGGAGAAGGTGAAGATAGTGGAGACTCCGGAGATCAGCCGGCCGCTGATGCTGATTACCCGTGGCGAGCCTTCGGCAAAGGTGAAAAAGGTACTCGACTTCTTCACGGGTGAAGGGAAGAAGTACATCAAGGATTAG